Proteins from a single region of Drosophila biarmipes strain raj3 chromosome 3R, RU_DBia_V1.1, whole genome shotgun sequence:
- the LOC108031458 gene encoding leucine-rich repeat serine/threonine-protein kinase 1 isoform X2, translating into MSWKFSMEQPKPGTETALEACDYFVDEVIEASSTRDAREEVRQIKHGELRTAVSAGDERTVRVLLAALGTERQIIVNMAPSGANTLLFIACQSGYESITQRLLDAGADGRSHAVTKYSPLYAAVHSGHLGIARLMLDRFPELIQQPTVERWLPLHAACINGHIKLLELLISYSYPDYLYQTYRDEEGQWEWRLPFDANAHDVTGQTSLYIASILGNKQLVGVLLKWQLQCRRTLGDTASSVSTPITPTRKRISFGIQAIMSKLHISGESEGPDDQTAQESTECQRCPINVNLLCGAARETALLAAVRGGHLDVVQSLLQHGANPNIVAKPVEDHNDPKCCEEIYGLSNVPIAEACKQRSLAMLDLLLKHGARDDNGSAIGMAITAGDEAILSRLLARRVHPDSDYKINKKGLPTPVEVNVFLPSTSNISYSAMFPNVPTIIDWHSMGSSVQLSVVRVPWMVSGVLLLNPKLQSHPRLNEVALTAITRIDFSHNVLTAVPQELFHLVSLKYLNVAQNKIIELPAPLGKSYGCPVLDELFLQDNQLTTLPAAIFNLPALSILDVSNNKLQQLPFDLWRAPKLRELNVAFNLLRDLPVPPMQTSSSLLSLDKLQLQPFEEPQSNKPRNMTQQPLTHRNLWSSSLDITDNDMKWQNELDFSDGKTPGVGSSQLSSLNIANNLFTSIPAALPCLAVNLTRLNMSYNSLRSMGHVTSYPATLKQLDLSHNEISCWPSLPRITESDPHLLCYSCVQLPEGREEEQAYKTNSSKGSSSSATSFRASVLKSVCRHRRHLRLEALRTLILADNLLTRIQLSTDDATTLFNESEDADWSVVGVNRSKVIFPNLSMLDMTNNCLKEIPASLHELSSLSVLNISGNVNITELPPHLGLLSRLWNLNTRGCLLQEPLRSMIESKKHKTMDIVGYLKSIYEDAQPYARMKLMVVGVAGIGKSTLLDLLRQGAGSGSSSSSHRSRASENHWAKRMGHARSTSRSHRHSSASSANISTVGVDIGTWICEKRKRAPGSHGPVVFRTWDFGGQKEYYATHQYFLSKRSLYLVLWRISDGHKGLAELLQWLGNIQARAPNSPVIIVGTHFDAVGESISPQKAEQLQQLIREKFIAIPDAEKIGLPRVIDSIEISCRTLHNIHLLANIIYDTAMQLRSPGSKEPMLLQKIPASYIALEDIVNVIACNLRAAGRDPVLDGEQYRRLVTEQMRLHNYKSFRDAAELQQATTWCHENGVLLHYDDATLRDYYFLDPQWLCDMLAHVVTVREINPFAPTGVMKLDDLQLLFRSAQVQGNGNRSYIVSLLNKFEVALTWDSRTLLIPSLLPLQEAATPNSGSTVKLSQRSRGRSLGCSVSQEVNLNNLIYEHRPALTSPSSSAAASQGLRRILLMTYFPSGFWSRLITRILADEQIIEAIRGSYVAAQDYVDFDLRTSLEQDTQWNLWQTGLALYYGPILIFKIWEVPFQNTERTQPFRTNSNRFKLKLDGIWSDVNLSSSSILEVYFPLHDVNISQEVDNRERQMLAELQPHMSQVAKLLALTVDHIDLLLEDWYPSLGTRFVHTSEGRFLITRLVLCPRCLWKLQLQHSNDPADRDLPAMGCNRPSRSSKRGAGAYFLHGVGDPGEDGALNVFSAYLNATARRERRSEDSLNAGSDADSGVGPDSAGSSRNTSVDGHPGYHLPDNSNVCFAWMIEECILSVYNQSKISCPVHLEQSMAQLAPDVIFADIPDKHTIPSECIIKGSLLGRGAFGFVFKANCKVRGARSFKPVAMKMLQPVPPGARAKESALMAFKVAVGKWDRDPLQHSCKAYCTARQELAVLLTLKHPNIVPLVGICIKPLALVLELAPLGGLDALLRQYRRSGAHMGPHTFQTLVLQAARAIEYLHRRRIIYRDLKSENVLVWELPQPHTEDSPRNHVHIKIADYGISRQTAPSGAKGFGGTEGFMAPEIIRYNGEEEYTEKVDCFSFGMFIYENISLRQPFEGHESIKECILEGSRPALTQRETQFPTCCLDLMVLCWHEQPRRRPTASQIVSILSAPECIHLLDVVAMPHSEKIVCGVFQSLVGAGDEELCGLELWLPSFGSRIDILDCTPSGSLLQCNSISCSPQPQVAPPKTPENGAHSRARSAQRLPKMNMLCCCLVGDAIWMGDVSGNLHAYSTSSYAHLFSYMLDPAIKSAVISLVYMERIARVAVGTHNGRVFLVDATQVPSNCAFAEGSFVLTEICSGFVLHAACSVFVDGNYELWCGEIAGKINVFPLNETGVSGHQALCHSEEPNLIEDVKVARMCSNNSHVFSCLYPGCMVYQWGVVSKRIENKLDCSKLLPCSESLQSIAIDEHVNLIKCQISALAAHNTELYIGTTWGCLIVAELHTLRPISVFRPYENEIKSIITLSNDKVPLIATIGRRYRSLISRYVDSAEASSTCSAVSTPTHGAAKLVPPADVDNHIHCLLWRAKHWT; encoded by the exons ATGTCTTGGAAATTTAGCATGGAACAGCCCAAACCTGGTACTGAAACCGCTCTGGAGGCCTGCGACTATTTCGTGGATGAGGTCATTGAGGCATCCTCCACACGGG ATGCGCGGGAGGAAGTGCGGCAGATCAAGCATGGAGAACTGCGAACGGCGGTGAGCGCCGGAGATGAGCGGACTGTGCGGGTCCTGCTGGCGGCCCTGGGAACAGAGCGGCAGATTATAGTCAACATGGCTCCCTCAGGGGCCAATACCCTGCTGTTCAT AGCCTGCCAGTCTGGTTACGAGAGCATCACCCAGCGACTGCTGGATGCTGGAGCAGATGGACGCTCCCATGCCGTCACCAAGTACTCACCCCTGTACGCCGCCGTCCACAGCGGACACTTGGGCATCGCCCGCTTGATGCTTGACCGCTTTCCAGAACTCATCCAGCAACCAACAGTAGAGCGATGGCTGCCACTGCACGCGGCCTGCATCAATGGACACATCAAGCTGTTGGAACTCCTTATCAGCTACAGCTATCCCGACTACCTCTATCAGACATATCGCGACGAGGAGGGTCAgtgggagtggcggctgcccTTCGACGCCAACGCCCATGACGTGACGGGTCAGACTAGCCTGTATATAGCCAGCATCTTGGGCAACAAGCAACTGGTTGGAGTGCTTCTTAAGTGGCAGCTACAATGCCGGCGCACGTTAGGCGATACGGCCAGTTCGGTGAGCACTCCCATCACGCCCACCAGAAAACGCATTTCTTTTGGCATTCAGGCCATCATGTCCAAGCTGCACATATCTGGGGAGTCGGAGGGACCCGATGACCAGACTGCCCAAGAGTCCACCGAATGCCAGAGGTGTCCGATCAACGTCAATCTGCTGTGTGGAGCGGCGAGGGAAACGGCCTTGCTTGCGGCGGTTCGGGGCGGCCATCTCGACGTGGTTCAATCTCTGCTGCAGCACGGAGCGAATCCGAATATTGTGGCCAAGCCAGTTGAAGATCACAACGATCCAAAGTGTTGCGAGGAAATCTACGGACTGAGCAATGTACCCATTGCAGAGGCCTGCAAACAAAGGTCGTTGGCCATGTTGGATCTCTTGCTCAAACATGGGGCCCGCGACGACAATGGCTCGGCCATAGGAATGGCTATAACCGCCGGCGACGAGGCCATCCTGAGCCGCCTCTTGGCACGCCGCGTCCATCCAGACTCTGACTACAAGATTAACAAGAAGGGCCTTCCCACACCCGTGGAGGTGAACGTATTTTTGCCGTCCACCAGCAACATATCCTACAGCGCCATGTTTCCCAACGTACCCACCATCATCGACTGGCACAGCATGGGCTCCAGTGTGCAGCTGTCTGTGGTTAGAGTTCCCTGGATGGTCAGTGGAGTGTTGCTGCTGAATCCCAAGCTGCAGTCGCATCCCCGACTTAACGAGGTTGCTCTGACCGCCATCACGAGAATTGACTTTTCGCACAATGTTCTCACGGCAGTTCCGCAGGAGTTGTTTCATCTGGTTAGTCTAAA ataTCTGAATGTGGCCCAAAACAAGATCATAGAACTGCCTGCGCCGCTGGGTAAATCTTATGGTTGCCCGGTTCTGGATGAGCTCTTTCTGCAGGACAACCAGTTGACAACCCTGCCGGCCGCCATCTTTAACCTTCCCGCCCTATCTATTCTGGATGTATCGAATAACAAGCTGCAACAGCTTCCTTTCGACTTGTGGCGTGCGCCCAAGCTCCGCGAACTGAATGTGGCCTTCAACCTTTTGCGAGATCTTCCTGTGCCTCCTATGCAAACGAGCAGCTCGCTCCTCAGCCTGGACAAACTGCAGTTGCAGCCCTTCGAGGAGCCGCAGTCAAACAAACCGCGAAATATGACGCAGCAGCCGCTAACCCATCGCAATCTCTGGTCGTCTTCTTTGGACATAACAGACAATGACATGAAGTGGCAGAATGAGCTGGATTTCAGCGATGGGAAGACACCTGGTGTGGGGTCCTCCCAGCTGAGTAGCCTGAATATagcaaataatttgtttaccaGTATTCCCGCTGCTCTGCCCTGCCTGGCGGTCAATTTAACACGGCTAAATATGTCCTACAACAGTCTGCGTTCCATGGGACATGTTACAAGCTACCCGGCCACACTAAAGCAGTTGGATCTGAGCCACAATGAGATCTCTTGCTGGCCAAGTTTGCCACGGATAACCGAATCGGATCCGCACCTATTATGTTACAGTTGTGTGCAGCTGCCGGAAGGTAGAGAGGAGGAACAAGCTTACAAAACCAACTCTTCAAAAGGCAGCAGCTCCTCCGCGACATCCTTTCGTGCCTCTGTGTTGAAGAGCGTTTGCCGGCACAGGCGTCATCTGCGCCTGGAGGCGCTACGCACTTTGATTCTGGCGGACAACCTACTTACCCGCATCCAGCTGTCAACTGACGACGCCACAACGCTGTTCAACGAAAGCGAGGACGCCGACTGGAGTGTGGTAGGCGTGAACCGGTCGAAGGTGATATTCCCTAATCTGTCCATGCTGGATATGACCAACAACTGCCTAAAGGAGATTCCCGCCTCGTTGCACGAATTAAGCAGTCTGTCAGTGTTGAATATAAGTGGCAATGTTAATATCACTGAGCTACCGCCGCATTTGGGTCTCCTTTCGCGGCTTTGGAATCTCAACACGCGCGGTTGCCTTTTGCAGGAACCATTGCGTTCTATGATCGAGAGCAAGAAGCACAAGACGATGGACATCGTTGGATATCTTAAGTCTATCTATGAAGATGCTCAGCCTTATGCGCGTATGAAACTCATGGTGGTGGGAGTGGCTGGAATCGGAAAGAGCACCTTGCTCGACTTGTTGCGTCAGGGAGCGGGCTCGGGCTCTAGTTCAAGTTCTCACCGATCTCGAGCCAGCGAAAATCATTGGGCCAAGCGGATGGGTCACGCACGCAGCACATCTAGAAGTCACCGTCACTCATCCGCCTCTAGTGCAAACATTTCCACGGTAGGCGTGGACATCGGCACCTGGATTTGTGAGAAACGGAAGCGAGCACCCGGCTCCCATGGCCCAGTGGTGTTCCGCACATGGGATTTTGGCGGCCAGAAGGAGTACTATGCCACCCACCAGTACTTCTTGTCAAAGCGGAGTCTGTACTTGGTGCTGTGGCGTATCAGCGACGGTCACAAGGGTCTGGCGGAGTTGCTGCAGTGGCTGGGAAACATACAAGCGAGAGCTCCAAACTCTCCCGTAATTATTGTAGGCACACACTTCGATGCAGTCGGGGAATCTATTTCTCCTCAGAAGGCagagcaactgcagcaactGATCCGTGAAAAGTTTATCGCTATTCCTGATGCAGAAAAAATCGGGCTGCCGCGAGTGATTGACTCCATTGAAATAAGTTGTCG AACCTTGCACAATATCCATTTATTGGCTAACATTATATACGACACCGCCATGCAACTGCGATCGCCCGGATCCAAGGAGCCGATGCTGCTGCAGAAGATCCCCGCCAGCTACATTGCCCTGGAGGATATTGTAAATGTAATTGCTTGCAATTTGCGCGCGGCTGGTCGAGATCCCGTCCTAGATGGTGAGCAATACAGACGCTTGGTCACCGAACAGATGCGGCTGCATAACTACAAGAGCTTTCGGGATGCCGCTGAGCTGCAGCAGGCCACCACCTGGTGCCACGAAAATGGAGTACTGCTGCACTACGACGATGCCACACTCAGGGATTACTACTTCCTCGATCCGCAATGGCTGTGCGACATGCTGGCCCATGTGGTCACCGTGCGGGAGATCAATCCGTTTGCTCCCACGGGCGTGATGAAGTTGGACGATCTTCAGCTGCTGTTTCGTAGTGCGCAAGTTCAAGGAAATGGAAACCGGAG ttaCATTGTCAGCTTGTTGAACAAGTTCGAGGTGGCATTAACGTGGGACTCGAGAACGCTACTTATTCCCTCATTGTTGCCACTGCAAGAGGCAGCTACACCCAATTCTGGCAGCACAGTGAAGCTCTCGCAGCGTTCCCGCGGTCGTAGTTTGGGGTGCTCTGTCTCGCAAGAAGTCAATCTTAATAATCTGATATATGAGCACAGGCCTGCGCTTACTTCACCATCATCTTCAGCTGCTGCTAGCCAGGGACTGCGGCGCATTCTTTTGATGACTTACTTTCCCTCCGGTTTCTGGTCGAGATTAATTACACGTATTCTGGCTGATGAACAGATAATTGAGGCAATTCGAGGTTCGTATGTGGCTGCTCAAGAT TATGTGGATTTCGATTTGCGCACTTCGCTGGAGCAGGATACCCAGTGGAACCTGTGGCAGACCGGCCTGGCACTGTACTATGGACCTATCCTGATATTCAAGATCTGGGAAGTGCCCTTTCAAAACACTGAGCGAACGCAACCTTTCCGCACAAATAGCAATCGCTTTAAGCTGAAATTGGATGGTATCTGGAGCGATGTGAATTTGAGCTCCTCCAGCATTCTGGAAGTTTACTTTCCTCTTCATGATGTCAACATTTCCCAGGAGGTAGATAATCGGGAACGTCAGATGCTGGCCGAGCTGCAGCCGCACATGTCCCAGGTGGCCAAGCTGTTGGCCCTGACTGTGGATCATATTGATTTGCTTTTAGAAGACTGGTATCCCTCGCTGGGAACGCGGTTTGTGCACACTTCGGAGGGTCGGTTCCTAATCACTCGATTGGTGTTGTGTCCGCGCTGTCTTTGGAAGCTGCAGTTGCAGCACAGCAATGACCCTGCGGACCGGGATCTACCTGCCATGGGATGCAATAGGCCAAGTCGCAGTAGCAAACGCGGAGCCGGAGCATACTTTCTGCACGGTGTTGGTGACCCCGGTGAGGATGGTGCTTTAAACGTATTCTCAGCATATCTTAACGCCACAGCAAGGAGGGAGCGTCGATCGGAGGACTCTTTAAACGCTGGCTCGGATGCAGATTCGGGCGTGGGTCCTGATTCCGCTGGTTCTTCACGCAACACTTCGGTGGACGGTCATCCTGGCTATCACCTACCCGATAACTCAAATGTTTGTTTCGCCTGGATGATCGAGGAGTGCATTTTGTCTGTTTACAATCAAAGCAAGATCAGCTGTCCTGTCCACCTTGAACAGTCGATGGCTCAGCTAGCTCCGGATGTGATATTTGCCGATATACCCGATAAGCACACTATCCCAAGCGAGTGCATCATTAAGGGCTCGCTGCTTGGTCGAGGAGCTTTCGGATTTGTCTTCAAAGCTAACTGCAAGGTTAGAGGCgccagatcttttaaaccggtGGCCATGAAAATGCTCCAGCCTGTGCCTCCAGGAGCTCGGGCCAAGGAg AGCGCTTTAATGGCCTTCAAGGTGGCCGTGGGCAAGTGGGACCGTGATCCTTTGCAACATTCCTGCAAGGCTTACTGCACTGCTCGTCAAGAATTGGCAGTACTTCTAACCCTCAAGCATCCTAACATTGTGCCCTTGGTGGGAATTTGCATTAAACCATTAGCTCTGGTTCTGGAACTAGCTCCGTTGGGTGGTTTGGACGCTTTGCTGCGACAGTACCGACGCAGTGGAGCCCACATGGGTCCGCATACGTTTCAGACCCTTGTACTGCAGGCGGCTCGGGCGATAGAGTATCTGCATCGCAGAAGAATCATCTACCGCGATCTGAAGTCGGAAAATGTTCTGGTTTGGGAACTCCCACAACCTCACACCGAGGACAGCCCACGAAACCATGTGCATATTAAGATTGCCGATTATGGAATCAGCAGGCAGACAGCTCCCAGCGGAGCAAAGGGATTTGGGGGCACCGAGGGCTTCATGGCTCCCGAGATTATACGCTACAATGGCGAGGAGGAATATACTGAGAAG GTGGACTGTTTCTCGTTTGGCATGTTTATATACGAGAATATCAGTTTGCGACAACCTTTTGAGGGTCACGAATCCATTAAGGAGTGCATCTTGGAAGGTAGTCGGCCTGCTCTGACGCAGAGGGAAACCCAGTTCCCAACCTGTTGTTTGGATCTCATGGTCCTGTGTTGGCACGAACAGCCGCGGCGCAGACCGACTGCAAGTCAGATTGTTTCCATACTCAGTGCGCCGGAGTGCATCCATCTGCTGGACGTGGTTGCCATGCCTCACAGCGAGAAGATTGTATGTGGAGTGTTCCAGTCGCTGGTCGGCGCCGGCGATGAGGAACTTTGCGGCTTAGAGTTGTGGCTTCCCTCCTTCGGCTCCCGCATAGACATTCTGGACTGCACACCTTCTGGCAGCCTGCTGCAGTGCAACAGTATCAGTTGCTCTCCGCAGCCACAGGTTGCCCCGCCCAAGACTCCCGAAAACGGCGCCCACTCTCGTGCTCGTTCAGCCCAACGCTTGCCCAAAATGAACATGCTGTGCTGCTGTCTGGTGGGCGACGCCATCTGGATGGGCGACGTTTCCGGCAATCTGCATGCTTACAGCACGTCTAGCTACGCTCACTTGTTTTCCTACATGCTCGATCCGGCCATTAAGTCCGCTGTGATCAGTCTGGTCTACATGGAGCGTATAGCTCGCGTGGCAGTGGGTACACATAATGGCCGGGTGTTCCTGGTGGACGCCACTCAAGTTCCAAGCAACTGCGCCTTTGCCGAGGGTTCCTTTGTGCTCACGGAGATCTGCTCTGGATTTGTATTGCACGCTGCCTGTTCAGTTTTTGTGGATGG GAACTACGAATTGTGGTGCGGTGAAATAGCCGGAAAGATAAATGTATTTCCGTTGAACGAGACCGGAGTGTCCGGCCACCAGGCTTTATGCCACAGTGAGGAGCCTAATCTGATCGAGGATGTCAAAGTGGCCCGCAtgtgcagcaacaacagtcACGTCTTCAGTTGCCTGTATCCCGGATGCATGGTGTACCAATGGGGTGTGGTGTCGAAACGCATTGAGAACAAGCTGGACTGCTCGAAGCTGCTGCCCTGCTCCGAATCCCTGCAAAGCATCGCAATTGATGAGCATGTGAACCTGATAAAGTGTCAGATTTCGGCACTGGCAGCTCACAATACGGAGCTGTATATCGGAACCACCTGGGGTTGCTTAATCGTTGCTGAGTTACACACCCTGCGACCCATTAGTGTTTTCAGACCCTACGAAAATGAG ATTAAATCTATAATAACGCTTTCTAATGACAAGGTGCCCCTGATCGCCACGATCGGTAGACGGTATCGATCTCTGATCTCACGCTACGTCGATTCCGCGGAAGCATCCAGCACATGCTCCGCCGTCAGTACACCCACACATGGTGCAGCCAAATTAGTTCCACCCGCGGATGTGGATAATCACATCCACTGCCTGCTGTGGCGCGCCAAGCACTGGACCTAA